The genome window TGAATAAAGCTAAACGATAAGACATTGTAGTAGTGCAGTACAAATGTTTATTTCCTCATTCAAATATATAATAAACTTTCCCACTTGTCAAATTTTTGTAATATTAATTAGCATTTGTCTCAATTAGTGTTTTTTAACAGCTAACCTGCATAATAATATAGCGACTATCCCACCTTTTTTACTCACAGGACAACTGggatgatgaggatgaagacGGCGAGAAAAAGGCAGAGATGAAAAAGCCAGGTACTGGAATGTATTTAATTTTCGTACTGTTTCAAGAACATAAtacattgttttgtatgttaGTGGCAAAATTGTTTACTTTTACTGCAAATTCACATGCTTTATTATTCCGTTATGTAAATGTTTAGAGACAAAagtttctgagaaaaaaaagttgagtgAGAAgatcaaagagaaagagaaccggttaaagaaaaaacaacaggagcTGAAAAATGTGTTGGAGGAAGAGGTGAGCTTTTCTTTTTATACCCAATATGACATTAACAGTTCTATATATTTCTTAAactgttatttttaatgttttaattttgactTTGTGACATCTGGTATTACAGAAAGAAGAGCTCAGTCCTGAAGAACAACTTGCAGAGAAAATAAGAGTGAAGGAATTACAAGAAGCTGCAGACTTGGAGCTAGCAAAAGATGCCTTTGGTAAGACAAAACACTCAAATAATTAAATGTGAAAACTCCTTGATCTTGTTTTAATAGCTAAAACCTAGTAGTCTTCCATAATACACACTACCATTTTTGTATAAATGAAACTGTACAACTACTGCATACCCTTTTAAGAGAgcatgttgtttatatggatggAAATGTTTCATTTGGGCTTTAATTCCATCTTTGCTTGATTGCCACCTTGgttgtttttgacatttcacaTCAGAATTAGTTCATACACTCTTCTTTACCTGTCATGTATGTAGGTTGTGTGTTCAGGACCtccaaaaaataacaaaccaaTACTTGATTTttgaggacttttttttttttttttaaacccacaaCATAAACCATAAAATTGAAACGGAtccatgagtttttttttgagAAAGTTGTGGCCAAGAtgcattttacagttgaaaaaaattaacttgccagtgctctctggtggacaactATATAAAAGATCTTCTTCAGAGAAGAAAAGATTTTGCTTGTCACATTAGGAAAAGCACAAGTGTAAATAATCAAACTAATGATGACTGAaatccatttagctgctttgattttacagtactggtattgtgcatgctgtttACCTTCACACTCACTGGAGCACTTGATTCCTGGTGTGGCAATTTAAAGTGACTGCTGGAAAACTGGTTTATGTGTCCAATTCTAACTGGCCACAAACACTTTGGCATTTCTGTACTgcgatttgttgttgttgacgcTACTATCTCAGTATCCTCAAAATTCAGCAAAGCTTACAACCTTGAGCCTTGGTATAAACTAGGGGTATTTGATTAAAATTCAAAGATGTCCAGACACATTGAACTTGTATGGCACTTTTATCGAAAACAGATAGCTCGTAGATCTTTACCTTAAATAAAATTAGTCCTAGCACAATGAGCTTAAGGCCCACGTTGTTAGGTTCAAGAAAATGAGACATATTTTCATAAATCTTTTGTAAACAATCAATTTTACTAGCTAAATTGAGATAAGCTATTGCTGTATTAACTGGATTGGCCATGGTTGCTTGAAAAATCAAATTTTTCATCCCCGTTAATTCATCAGAATTGGTCACAGGTCCGGATAGAACCGCCACTCTGTCCCGTCCACCATTTTTTGATGCTCGGTATAAACTAGTAACACACTGGAGGTCCAATATAAGTCCATTTATAAATATGGCTTTTTATCTGTGACTCTGTATGCCCGTTTCAAAGAGACCTCATACagtcatgtttttctttcaggtGTCAGCAGCAATTCAAACATTGTCACTGGGATTGACGCCATGAATCCATCTTCTAAAGAAGACTTCACAGAGTTTGAGAAATTGCTGAAAGAAAAGATATCCCACTTTGAAAAATCTGTGCATTATTCAAGTTTCTTGGATTCATTGTTTCGGGAACTCTGTATTTCATGTAAGACCAgcatattttagttattttttacttAACAATATTGATTAATATGTTTATTCCCTGTATTAATACATTTCAATCAAAGCAGGCTTAACCAATtactatttttctttctgtctctcacagtggaagTAGAGGACTTGAAGAAAGTCAGTAATTCCCTGACAGCCCTACTAagtgaaaaacagaaacaagaaaaagtGAGTGACTGCATGCTTGTTTTTACTCatagatatattttaatttttagttcATATTCAGAAGGGGGTGCTGTTCACCTAGCAAAGTCATTGGATGTGTGCTCATAGTAGAAATCAACTGTGCTTTGCCCAGTCTGgtagtttgtttttaaacattcatgTGGTTTCTTCATTGAATAATTAACATATATATTTCATAATATGAGGACAAAATGTAACGAGCCAATTTATCAGCTGAATAAATCAAGAATTTCTTTAGTTTGTTGCACAGTTGAACCAAAGAATTATGTGATCAAATTATAAAGCGTTTttgatgtaaatgtgttttataaaGTAAAGGGACTTTTATTCACCTGTACAGCAAAacaaaggaaagaagaagaagaaaggggtCGTACCTGGAGGTGGATTCAAAGCACAGCTGAGGGATGACCTTGACTATGCAGAGTTTGATGGTGGCTATGCCCAAGACTATGAGGATTTCATGTGACACTGGCTCCATCACCACTGCCATTTTCCCCTCCCAACCCTCAGAAATGCAGCTGTACCTTCTCATGCTGTCCAGTGCCATCCTGGAAAAATCTGAACTATGTGTTGCCCCCTTCATTTTGCTTCAATGACCAGaaagactttaccagggagcaTCCAGTCTCAACAACTCTTTATGTTCATACATATGGAATTGCCTTTTCTCTGTATCATTCAGCCTCGATTCTCACACACATTATCTGTTGGGTGACCCAGCTTCAAAAGAGAATACATTGCAACTGTTGTTGTCTGAGTTTTGCAGggcttattttttattaagtgttGCTCCTGTCAAAATGGCAGACACAGTATTGCAGTTAAAGTAAAGTGACATAGAAACACACGGTTCTATGCAAATTATTTAACCATATGGTCATGTATATTGTTCTCGCTTACCTGTCGATAGTTATCTTACAGGAAAGTATATAGTATCTATAACTTTGATTGCCATATTCAGAACAATTCTTTAAATCTTTATCTCTGGAAAAGTTGCATTCTTGGTGATTTTGAGACAAACACCACATGTAAGAAAGTAATTTTACAGAGAGCACATGACATTCActgtaagataaaaaaaaaaaagggatggtCAAGAATAATACATGTACAACCTCACAGCCATTCTCTTGAGATGTCTGGAATATCCTTGAAAATATGGAGCAAAGAGTACTTATGGAAATTATAGGTATTTTTTGTGCATGACTAATGAAATTTACTAATTTGATTTCTACTAATGCAGAAAATGTATGGATCAGACAAGTGGGTTAACTTGCTACAACTGGTCTCCTAATCATTGCTTCTGCAGGCTTGTATCAAGTGTGATGAGGAGCGGGGGCTTATGGGCCTTACCCCACCATGTCTTCATATGGGCTACAGTTAGTTGAAAGGGGCttatttctccttttctttatGAGCAATTGACCAGTttcaatgttacatttacagttGGATACACACAATGTGGAAGATACGGCATCTGCAGTGTTTTATAAGCATCTAATTTAATAAATCACTGGTCAAATGGATGAGTTGTTTCTGTTCTTGTTTACATTAATGAAAAACATAAATGCAATAACACCCTGATAACAAATTTAAGGCATGTGTAATAAATACTCTATTTACAGTTTCAAGTAAATATTTACCACAGTACAGTTACAAATTTAAggtgaaacagaaaacaattaaaatatttgtccTATTAGAAATAGGTCTATCTTTGTATAGTTACATATTCACTTAATTTGAAAGAAATCTCTATAAAATGTTTATCAAAACAAGGTTAATCCT of Etheostoma spectabile isolate EspeVRDwgs_2016 chromosome 1, UIUC_Espe_1.0, whole genome shotgun sequence contains these proteins:
- the eif3jb gene encoding eukaryotic translation initiation factor 3 subunit J-B; protein product: MADWDAETFDLEEPIKKAAAMDKWEGEDEEDEVKDNWDDEDEDGEKKAEMKKPETKVSEKKKLSEKIKEKENRLKKKQQELKNVLEEEKEELSPEEQLAEKIRVKELQEAADLELAKDAFGVSSNSNIVTGIDAMNPSSKEDFTEFEKLLKEKISHFEKSVHYSSFLDSLFRELCISLEVEDLKKVSNSLTALLSEKQKQEKQNKGKKKKKGVVPGGGFKAQLRDDLDYAEFDGGYAQDYEDFM